A stretch of Astyanax mexicanus isolate ESR-SI-001 chromosome 21, AstMex3_surface, whole genome shotgun sequence DNA encodes these proteins:
- the raph1b gene encoding ras-associated and pleckstrin homology domains-containing protein 1b isoform X3, translated as MEQVSDDELDHAAEEDSDKEDQDLDKMFGAWLGELDKLTQVTHTMSLDDGRPGKVQKAPLREETNLANFSYRFSMYNINEAINQGETVDLDALMADLCSIEQELSTIGKPAHGRPVDPKNRQRPLPGRSASARQAGGSSGGGSSGGSACSSTRASPANTIRGASGQPHSQSRPMASNFSLDDITAQLEKASRSMDEAARQTSESSSPSSSSSYSSATLRNTTTNSHQHRRTGSVGAVSDQEARSSRSSVNSASASSMDSLDMRGQEGEGPATGTATTQQNQSQTSTEHASLRKANGNTARRHLDFTSQEGEVDQFTEEQAAKAKAEKIRVALEKIKEAQVKKLVIRVHMSDESSKTMMVDERQSVRQVLDSLLDKSHCGYSPDWALVETITELQMERIFEDHENLVENLLNWTRDSQNKLMFIERIEKYALFKNPQNYLLGRKETSEMADRNKEALLEECFCGGSVSVPEIEGILWLKDDGKKSWKKRYFLLRASGIYFVPKGKAKASRDLVCFLQLDHVNVYYGQDYRSKYKAPTDYCLALKHPQIQKKSQYIKYLCCDDVRTLHQWVNGIRIAKYGKQLYSNYQEAMKRTEAAYDWSSLSSSSIKSGTSSVSIPESQSNHSSQTDSGVSDGTSSTHARSQSVVSSIFSEAWKRGTQMEESIRMRPESTRSTHSTHSGHSIHSSHSNHPHMHASSHSQQHTPQHTQQASHPRGSVTHTPVQTPPQPSPAPPPPPPPPPPPPPPPPPASIAHHSTPPIFAKYSTITRLQNASQASKPHPQAQQVLPTPPSQALKPPTNNIPPGANIPPPPPPPPPAPMPAPGSAMAVLKLGPPSPSPSAVPQFIPPAPVSPSPPPPPPLTNMQSQPLPPPPPPVPVQSQPFPPPPPLSIQSQPLPPPPSQLSAQSQLFPPPPPVSIQSQPLPPPPSQVSAQSQLFPPPPPVSIQSQPLPPPPPPVPVQSQLFPPPPTALIQSQPTPPPPPPPPPPQLPIQSNFLPPPPPLQPNGLPPPARPQPAVPLLTSNGLKHVLAHKFPNLPRDVSPPGGQAQSPPPPPPPPPPPPPTPPAPPLPPQQPPAPAPPPPPPPPPPPGPVQQMGPPRPLAKMFTGGFPPQTAPKPSGTVLPVSPVAPLPPAPPPPPPPPPAPMKSHPPPTLPKQHSMSKTLPFPSQPSTTSSLVKQLASQFPGASSTGANHVESHKAPLSPPAVKTKPKWQPGGLQQQSPEFPPPPPDNSFAFPPPPPPPPCPPPPPCAGPIRSAGPTPPPPPPPPPSAGPARSAGPTPPPPPSLFAGPTRSAGPTPPPPPPPPPPCAGPTRSAGPTPPPPPPPPLPPALPGSPMKKSPSGGKKPPPTPQRNTSAKANSSSAYQESRQNLFSKFSPSSAPSAPAFSSGSPSKDLFSGPPAPPKPGKLNLANLPLALQSRVGQSRQSTADFPSPPPPENNIFPPPPLDSDLPPPPPLPGGSAPKVAVVNPQPQPPWNKSSLKKTPGSAALHRNNTPEPPPPLPGGPAPPTSPKGGSQPNFLEDLNRTLKRKSLRNSSGKLDPVATMDDMVLPPPPPELLLDQQRHSGSGYMSGNISGYATLRRGPPPAPPKRDNSTKLTN; from the exons ATGGAGCAGGTATCAGATGATGAGCTGGACCATGCTGCTGAAGAAGACAGCGATAAGGAGGATCAAGACCTGGATAAGATGTTCGGGGCCTGGCTGGGAGAGCTGGACAAACTCACTCAGGTGACACACACAATG AGTTTGGATGATGGGCGTCCAGGAAAAGTACAGAAAGCTCCTCTCAGGGAAGAGACCAACCTGGCCAACTTTTCCTATCGCTTCTCCATGTATAACATCAATG AAGCCATAAATCAGGGTGAAACAGTAGACCTGGATGCCCTGATGGCTGACCTCTGCTCAATTGAGCAGGAGCTCAGCACAATCGGAAAACCTGCCCATGGGCGGCCAGTGGACCCCAAAAATCGTCAACGGCCCCTACCAGGGCGTTCAGCCAGCGCCCGGCAGGCAGGGGGCAGCAGTGGAGGTGGGAGCAGTGGAGGCAGTGCCTGCAGCAGCACCCGTGCTTCACCTGCTAACACTATCCGTGGAGCCAGTGGGCAG CCCCACAGCCAGTCCCGCCCCATGGCCTCCAACTTCTCGCTAGACGACATCACAGCCCAGTTGGAAAAGGCATCCCGCAGCATGGATGAAGCGGCCCGGCAAACATCTGAGTCTTCCTCGCCATCCTCATCGTCATCATACTCGTCTGCCACACTGCGTAACACCACTACCAACTCGCACCAACACCGGCGCACAGGTTCAGTGGGAGCGGTCAGCGATCAGGAGGCGCGCTCGTCTCGCTCCAGCGTTAACTCCGCCTCCGCCTCCAGCATGGACTCGCTGGACATGAGGGGGCAGGAGGGGGAGGGGCCTGCCACAGGGACGGCCACAACACAGCAGAACCAGAGCCAGACCAGCACTGag CATGCCTCACTGAGAAAAGCAAATGGTAACACTGCCAGACGGCACCTAGACTTCACCTCACAGGAGGGGGAAGTGGATCAGttcact GAGGAGCAAGCTGCCAAAGCGAAGGCTGAGAAAATTCgtgtagctctggaaaaaattaaagaagCGCAAGTCAAGAAG CTGGTGATCCGAGTGCACATGTCTGATGAAAGCTCCAAGACCATGATGGTGGATGAGAGGCAGAGTGTGAGGCAGGTGCTGGACAGCCTACTGGATAAGTCCCACTGCGGATACAGCCCAGACTGGGCCCTGGTGGAGACCATTACTGAGCTGCAGATGG AGCGTATATTTGAGGACCATGAGAACCTGGTAGAGAACCTTCTAAACTGGACCAGAGACAGCCAGAATAAGCTCATGTTCATCGAGCGCATTGAAAAGTATGCACTCTTCAAGAACCCACAG AATTACCTTCTGGGAAGGAAAGAGACGTCTGAGATGGCTGACAGAAACAAGGAGGCTCTGCTAGAG GAGTGTTTCTGCGGTGGCTCGGTATCCGTCCCCGAGATTGAAGGCATTCTCTGGCTAAAAGACGATGGGAAAAAATCATGGAAGAAGCGCTATTTCCTGCTCCGTGCATCCGGAATCTACTTCGTCCCTAAGGGCAAGgccaag gccTCTAGAGACTTGGTGTGCTTTCTACAGTTGGACCATGTCAATGTTTATTATGGACAGGACTACCGAAGCAAGTACAAGGCCCCCACTGACTACTGCCTTGCCCTCAAG CACCCACAGATTCAGAAGAAATCTCAATACATTAAGTACTTGTGCTGCGATGATGTCAGAACCCTTCACCAGTGGGTCAACGGGATCCGCATTGCCAAG TATGGGAAACAGCTGTACTCGAACTATCAGGAAGCTATGAAGCGCACCGAGGCAGCCTACGACTGGTCTTCTCTCTCCAGCTCCAGCATCAAGTCTGGCACCAGCTCAGTCAGCATTCCTG AGTCACAGTCCAACCACTCTAGCCAGACGGACAGTGGCGTGTCGGATGGTACCTCATCTACACATGCACGTTCCCAGAGTGTGGTCAGCTCTATCTTCTCTGAAGCTTGGAAGAGAGGCACTCAAATGGAGGAAAGCATCAGG ATGAGACCAGAGTCAACACGTTCAACCCACTCTACCCACAGTGGTCATAGCATCCACTCCAGCCATAGCAACCATCCCCATATGCATGCATCATCCCattcacagcaacacacaccacaGCATACCCAGCAAGCCTCACATCCTCGTGGAAGCGTTACTCATACCCCTGTTCAAACTCCACCCCAGCCCTCTCCAGCTCCaccccctccaccacctccacccccacctccaccacctccacctccccctGCCAGCATTGCCCACCATTCCACCCCACCAATATTTGCAAAATACAGCACCATCACTCGCCTGCAGAATGCTTCTCAGGCTTCAAAGCCACACCCACAAGCCCAGCAAGTGCTTCCAACACCGCCTTCCCAGGCACTGAAGCCGCCTACTAACAATATTCCTCCAGGGGCAAATATCCCACCTCCACCACCCCCTCCTCCACCAGCACCTATGCCTGCTCCGGGTTCAGCCATGGCCGTTCTGAAACTCGGACCTCCAAGTCCAAGTCCATCTGCAGTGCCTCAGTTCATCCCTCCAGCACCGGTAtccccatcaccaccaccacctccacctctgACAAACATGCAGTCCCAACCGCTTCCACCTCCTCCTCCCCCAGTACCTGTTCAATCCCAGCCTTTTCCCCCACCTCCGCCTTTATCTATTCAGTCCCAGCCTCTTCCACCTCCTCCCTCTCAACTATCTGCTCAATCCCAGTTATTCCCCCCACCTCCACCTGTATCTATCCAGTCCCAGCCTCTTCCACCTCCTCCCTCTCAAGTATCTGCTCAATCCCAGTTATTCCCCCCTCCTCCACCTGTTTCTATCCAGTCCCAACCTCTTCCACCTCCTCCGCCTCCAGTACCAGTCCAGTCCCAGCTTTTTCCCCCACCTCCAACTGCACTTATCCAGTCCCAGCCTactccaccacctcctccaccacccccaccaccacaaCTGCCCATCCAAAGCAATTTCCTTCCACCTCCCCCTCCTCTACAACCCAACGGTTTGCCCCCTCCAGCCCGTCCCCAACCAGCCGTGCCCCTGCTAACCTCCAATGGCCTCAAGCACGTTCTGGCCCATAAGTTCCCCAACTTGCCTAGAGATGTATCTCCTCCTGGGGGTCAAGCTCAGTCTCCTCCTCCACCGCcacctcctccccctcctccacctcccaCTCCTCCAGCACCTCCTCTGCCGCCTCAGCAGCCTCCTGCCCCAGCACcacctccgcctcctccaccaccacctccccCAGGACCTGTCCAACAAATGGGTCCTCCCCGCCCCTTGGCCAAAATGTTCACTGGAGGATTTCCCCCCCAAACTGCACCAAAACCTTCAGGCACGGTCTTGCCTGTGTCTCCAGTTGCTCCCcttcctccagctcctccacccccacctccaccccCTCCTGCACCAATGAAGAGCCATCCACCGCCTACTCTACCCAAGCAGCACAGCATGTCCAAGACCCTGCCATTCCCAAGCCAGCCCTCAACTACATCGTCTTTGGTCAAGCAACTGGCTAGCCAGTTCCCCGGTGCATCATCTACAGGTGCCAACCATGTGGAGAGTCACAAAGCTCCACTATCACCACCTGCGGTGAAGACTAAACCAAAATGGCAGCCTGGTGGATTGCAGCAGCAGTCGCCAGAGTTTCCCCCACCTCCTCCTGACAACTCGTTTGCTtttccacctccaccaccaccaccaccttgcccacctcctcctccttgtGCAGGCCCTATACGTTCTGCAGGccctacaccaccaccaccaccgcctcctcctccttctgcagGCCCTGCACGTTCTGCAGGCCCTACACCACCACCGCCTCCTTCTCTCTTTGCAGGCCCTACACGTTCTGCAGGCCCTACACCACCaccgccgcctcctcctcctcctccttgtgCAGGCCCTACACGTTCTGCAGGCCCTACACCACcgccaccacctcctcctcccctTCCCCCAGCTCTACCAGGTTCCCCAATGAAGAAGTCCCCCTCAGGAGGCAAGAAACCTCCACCAACCCCTCAGCGCAACACCAGCGCCAAGGCCAACTCTTCATCCGCCTACCAGGAGTCCCGCCAAAACTTGTTTAGCAAATTCAGTCCCAGTTCAGCGCCTTCTGCACCAGCGTTTTCCTCTGGTTCTCCGTCCAAGGATCTATTCTCTGGGCCCCCAGCACCCCCCAAACCTGGCAAGCTGAACCTGGCCAACTTACCTTTGGCCTTGCAGAGCAGGGTTGGTCAGAGCCGTCAGTCGACTGCAGATTTTCCCTCTCCTCCACCACCAGAGAATAACATCTTTCCGCCTCCACCACTTGACTCGGATCTTCCCCCTCCGCCACCACTTCCAGGTGGAAGTGCCCCCAAAGTCGCTGTGGTGAATCCACAACCGCAGCCTCCGTGGAACAAAAGTTCCCTAAAGAAGACTCCTGGTTCGGCAGCCCTCCATCGCAACAACACGCCTGAGCCTCCGCCTCCTTTGCCAGGAGGCCCTGCCCCTCCAACGTCTCCAAAGGGAGGTAGTCAACCGAACTTTCTGGAAGACCTGAACCGGACCCTAAAGCGCAAATCCTTGCGCAATTCCAGTGGCAAGTTGGACCCTGTGGCCACCATGGATGACATGGTGTTGCCGCCACCTCCTCCGGAGCTTCTACTCGACCAGCAGAGACACAGCGGGAGCGGGTACATGTCTGGCAACATCTCTGGCTATGCAACGCTAAGGCGGGGGCCTCCCCCTGCCCCACCCAAACGGGACAACAGCACCAAACTGACAAATTGA
- the raph1b gene encoding ras-associated and pleckstrin homology domains-containing protein 1b isoform X5 gives MEQVSDDELDHAAEEDSDKEDQDLDKMFGAWLGELDKLTQVTHTMSLDDGRPGKVQKAPLREETNLANFSYRFSMYNINEAINQGETVDLDALMADLCSIEQELSTIGKPAHGRPVDPKNRQRPLPGRSASARQAGGSSGGGSSGGSACSSTRASPANTIRGASGQPHSQSRPMASNFSLDDITAQLEKASRSMDEAARQTSESSSPSSSSSYSSATLRNTTTNSHQHRRTGSVGAVSDQEARSSRSSVNSASASSMDSLDMRGQEGEGPATGTATTQQNQSQTSTEHSYLDRETSQILKSIAGKPSHLLTKEEQAAKAKAEKIRVALEKIKEAQVKKLVIRVHMSDESSKTMMVDERQSVRQVLDSLLDKSHCGYSPDWALVETITELQMERIFEDHENLVENLLNWTRDSQNKLMFIERIEKYALFKNPQNYLLGRKETSEMADRNKEALLEECFCGGSVSVPEIEGILWLKDDGKKSWKKRYFLLRASGIYFVPKGKAKASRDLVCFLQLDHVNVYYGQDYRSKYKAPTDYCLALKHPQIQKKSQYIKYLCCDDVRTLHQWVNGIRIAKYGKQLYSNYQEAMKRTEAAYDWSSLSSSSIKSGTSSVSIPESQSNHSSQTDSGVSDGTSSTHARSQSVVSSIFSEAWKRGTQMEESIRMRPESTRSTHSTHSGHSIHSSHSNHPHMHASSHSQQHTPQHTQQASHPRGSVTHTPVQTPPQPSPAPPPPPPPPPPPPPPPPPASIAHHSTPPIFAKYSTITRLQNASQASKPHPQAQQVLPTPPSQALKPPTNNIPPGANIPPPPPPPPPAPMPAPGSAMAVLKLGPPSPSPSAVPQFIPPAPVSPSPPPPPPLTNMQSQPLPPPPPPVPVQSQPFPPPPPLSIQSQPLPPPPSQLSAQSQLFPPPPPVSIQSQPLPPPPSQVSAQSQLFPPPPPVSIQSQPLPPPPPPVPVQSQLFPPPPTALIQSQPTPPPPPPPPPPQLPIQSNFLPPPPPLQPNGLPPPARPQPAVPLLTSNGLKHVLAHKFPNLPRDVSPPGGQAQSPPPPPPPPPPPPPTPPAPPLPPQQPPAPAPPPPPPPPPPPGPVQQMGPPRPLAKMFTGGFPPQTAPKPSGTVLPVSPVAPLPPAPPPPPPPPPAPMKSHPPPTLPKQHSMSKTLPFPSQPSTTSSLVKQLASQFPGASSTGANHVESHKAPLSPPAVKTKPKWQPGGLQQQSPEFPPPPPDNSFAFPPPPPPPPCPPPPPCAGPIRSAGPTPPPPPPPPPSAGPARSAGPTPPPPPSLFAGPTRSAGPTPPPPPPPPPPCAGPTRSAGPTPPPPPPPPLPPALPGSPMKKSPSGGKKPPPTPQRNTSAKANSSSAYQESRQNLFSKFSPSSAPSAPAFSSGSPSKDLFSGPPAPPKPGKLNLANLPLALQSRVGQSRQSTADFPSPPPPENNIFPPPPLDSDLPPPPPLPGGSAPKVAVVNPQPQPPWNKSSLKKTPGSAALHRNNTPEPPPPLPGGPAPPTSPKGGSQPNFLEDLNRTLKRKSLRNSSGKLDPVATMDDMVLPPPPPELLLDQQRHSGSGYMSGNISGYATLRRGPPPAPPKRDNSTKLTN, from the exons ATGGAGCAGGTATCAGATGATGAGCTGGACCATGCTGCTGAAGAAGACAGCGATAAGGAGGATCAAGACCTGGATAAGATGTTCGGGGCCTGGCTGGGAGAGCTGGACAAACTCACTCAGGTGACACACACAATG AGTTTGGATGATGGGCGTCCAGGAAAAGTACAGAAAGCTCCTCTCAGGGAAGAGACCAACCTGGCCAACTTTTCCTATCGCTTCTCCATGTATAACATCAATG AAGCCATAAATCAGGGTGAAACAGTAGACCTGGATGCCCTGATGGCTGACCTCTGCTCAATTGAGCAGGAGCTCAGCACAATCGGAAAACCTGCCCATGGGCGGCCAGTGGACCCCAAAAATCGTCAACGGCCCCTACCAGGGCGTTCAGCCAGCGCCCGGCAGGCAGGGGGCAGCAGTGGAGGTGGGAGCAGTGGAGGCAGTGCCTGCAGCAGCACCCGTGCTTCACCTGCTAACACTATCCGTGGAGCCAGTGGGCAG CCCCACAGCCAGTCCCGCCCCATGGCCTCCAACTTCTCGCTAGACGACATCACAGCCCAGTTGGAAAAGGCATCCCGCAGCATGGATGAAGCGGCCCGGCAAACATCTGAGTCTTCCTCGCCATCCTCATCGTCATCATACTCGTCTGCCACACTGCGTAACACCACTACCAACTCGCACCAACACCGGCGCACAGGTTCAGTGGGAGCGGTCAGCGATCAGGAGGCGCGCTCGTCTCGCTCCAGCGTTAACTCCGCCTCCGCCTCCAGCATGGACTCGCTGGACATGAGGGGGCAGGAGGGGGAGGGGCCTGCCACAGGGACGGCCACAACACAGCAGAACCAGAGCCAGACCAGCACTGag CACTCGTACCTGGACAGGGAAACCTCCCAGATTTTAAAAAGCATTGCAGGAAAGCCCTCTCACCTGCTGACTAAG GAGGAGCAAGCTGCCAAAGCGAAGGCTGAGAAAATTCgtgtagctctggaaaaaattaaagaagCGCAAGTCAAGAAG CTGGTGATCCGAGTGCACATGTCTGATGAAAGCTCCAAGACCATGATGGTGGATGAGAGGCAGAGTGTGAGGCAGGTGCTGGACAGCCTACTGGATAAGTCCCACTGCGGATACAGCCCAGACTGGGCCCTGGTGGAGACCATTACTGAGCTGCAGATGG AGCGTATATTTGAGGACCATGAGAACCTGGTAGAGAACCTTCTAAACTGGACCAGAGACAGCCAGAATAAGCTCATGTTCATCGAGCGCATTGAAAAGTATGCACTCTTCAAGAACCCACAG AATTACCTTCTGGGAAGGAAAGAGACGTCTGAGATGGCTGACAGAAACAAGGAGGCTCTGCTAGAG GAGTGTTTCTGCGGTGGCTCGGTATCCGTCCCCGAGATTGAAGGCATTCTCTGGCTAAAAGACGATGGGAAAAAATCATGGAAGAAGCGCTATTTCCTGCTCCGTGCATCCGGAATCTACTTCGTCCCTAAGGGCAAGgccaag gccTCTAGAGACTTGGTGTGCTTTCTACAGTTGGACCATGTCAATGTTTATTATGGACAGGACTACCGAAGCAAGTACAAGGCCCCCACTGACTACTGCCTTGCCCTCAAG CACCCACAGATTCAGAAGAAATCTCAATACATTAAGTACTTGTGCTGCGATGATGTCAGAACCCTTCACCAGTGGGTCAACGGGATCCGCATTGCCAAG TATGGGAAACAGCTGTACTCGAACTATCAGGAAGCTATGAAGCGCACCGAGGCAGCCTACGACTGGTCTTCTCTCTCCAGCTCCAGCATCAAGTCTGGCACCAGCTCAGTCAGCATTCCTG AGTCACAGTCCAACCACTCTAGCCAGACGGACAGTGGCGTGTCGGATGGTACCTCATCTACACATGCACGTTCCCAGAGTGTGGTCAGCTCTATCTTCTCTGAAGCTTGGAAGAGAGGCACTCAAATGGAGGAAAGCATCAGG ATGAGACCAGAGTCAACACGTTCAACCCACTCTACCCACAGTGGTCATAGCATCCACTCCAGCCATAGCAACCATCCCCATATGCATGCATCATCCCattcacagcaacacacaccacaGCATACCCAGCAAGCCTCACATCCTCGTGGAAGCGTTACTCATACCCCTGTTCAAACTCCACCCCAGCCCTCTCCAGCTCCaccccctccaccacctccacccccacctccaccacctccacctccccctGCCAGCATTGCCCACCATTCCACCCCACCAATATTTGCAAAATACAGCACCATCACTCGCCTGCAGAATGCTTCTCAGGCTTCAAAGCCACACCCACAAGCCCAGCAAGTGCTTCCAACACCGCCTTCCCAGGCACTGAAGCCGCCTACTAACAATATTCCTCCAGGGGCAAATATCCCACCTCCACCACCCCCTCCTCCACCAGCACCTATGCCTGCTCCGGGTTCAGCCATGGCCGTTCTGAAACTCGGACCTCCAAGTCCAAGTCCATCTGCAGTGCCTCAGTTCATCCCTCCAGCACCGGTAtccccatcaccaccaccacctccacctctgACAAACATGCAGTCCCAACCGCTTCCACCTCCTCCTCCCCCAGTACCTGTTCAATCCCAGCCTTTTCCCCCACCTCCGCCTTTATCTATTCAGTCCCAGCCTCTTCCACCTCCTCCCTCTCAACTATCTGCTCAATCCCAGTTATTCCCCCCACCTCCACCTGTATCTATCCAGTCCCAGCCTCTTCCACCTCCTCCCTCTCAAGTATCTGCTCAATCCCAGTTATTCCCCCCTCCTCCACCTGTTTCTATCCAGTCCCAACCTCTTCCACCTCCTCCGCCTCCAGTACCAGTCCAGTCCCAGCTTTTTCCCCCACCTCCAACTGCACTTATCCAGTCCCAGCCTactccaccacctcctccaccacccccaccaccacaaCTGCCCATCCAAAGCAATTTCCTTCCACCTCCCCCTCCTCTACAACCCAACGGTTTGCCCCCTCCAGCCCGTCCCCAACCAGCCGTGCCCCTGCTAACCTCCAATGGCCTCAAGCACGTTCTGGCCCATAAGTTCCCCAACTTGCCTAGAGATGTATCTCCTCCTGGGGGTCAAGCTCAGTCTCCTCCTCCACCGCcacctcctccccctcctccacctcccaCTCCTCCAGCACCTCCTCTGCCGCCTCAGCAGCCTCCTGCCCCAGCACcacctccgcctcctccaccaccacctccccCAGGACCTGTCCAACAAATGGGTCCTCCCCGCCCCTTGGCCAAAATGTTCACTGGAGGATTTCCCCCCCAAACTGCACCAAAACCTTCAGGCACGGTCTTGCCTGTGTCTCCAGTTGCTCCCcttcctccagctcctccacccccacctccaccccCTCCTGCACCAATGAAGAGCCATCCACCGCCTACTCTACCCAAGCAGCACAGCATGTCCAAGACCCTGCCATTCCCAAGCCAGCCCTCAACTACATCGTCTTTGGTCAAGCAACTGGCTAGCCAGTTCCCCGGTGCATCATCTACAGGTGCCAACCATGTGGAGAGTCACAAAGCTCCACTATCACCACCTGCGGTGAAGACTAAACCAAAATGGCAGCCTGGTGGATTGCAGCAGCAGTCGCCAGAGTTTCCCCCACCTCCTCCTGACAACTCGTTTGCTtttccacctccaccaccaccaccaccttgcccacctcctcctccttgtGCAGGCCCTATACGTTCTGCAGGccctacaccaccaccaccaccgcctcctcctccttctgcagGCCCTGCACGTTCTGCAGGCCCTACACCACCACCGCCTCCTTCTCTCTTTGCAGGCCCTACACGTTCTGCAGGCCCTACACCACCaccgccgcctcctcctcctcctccttgtgCAGGCCCTACACGTTCTGCAGGCCCTACACCACcgccaccacctcctcctcccctTCCCCCAGCTCTACCAGGTTCCCCAATGAAGAAGTCCCCCTCAGGAGGCAAGAAACCTCCACCAACCCCTCAGCGCAACACCAGCGCCAAGGCCAACTCTTCATCCGCCTACCAGGAGTCCCGCCAAAACTTGTTTAGCAAATTCAGTCCCAGTTCAGCGCCTTCTGCACCAGCGTTTTCCTCTGGTTCTCCGTCCAAGGATCTATTCTCTGGGCCCCCAGCACCCCCCAAACCTGGCAAGCTGAACCTGGCCAACTTACCTTTGGCCTTGCAGAGCAGGGTTGGTCAGAGCCGTCAGTCGACTGCAGATTTTCCCTCTCCTCCACCACCAGAGAATAACATCTTTCCGCCTCCACCACTTGACTCGGATCTTCCCCCTCCGCCACCACTTCCAGGTGGAAGTGCCCCCAAAGTCGCTGTGGTGAATCCACAACCGCAGCCTCCGTGGAACAAAAGTTCCCTAAAGAAGACTCCTGGTTCGGCAGCCCTCCATCGCAACAACACGCCTGAGCCTCCGCCTCCTTTGCCAGGAGGCCCTGCCCCTCCAACGTCTCCAAAGGGAGGTAGTCAACCGAACTTTCTGGAAGACCTGAACCGGACCCTAAAGCGCAAATCCTTGCGCAATTCCAGTGGCAAGTTGGACCCTGTGGCCACCATGGATGACATGGTGTTGCCGCCACCTCCTCCGGAGCTTCTACTCGACCAGCAGAGACACAGCGGGAGCGGGTACATGTCTGGCAACATCTCTGGCTATGCAACGCTAAGGCGGGGGCCTCCCCCTGCCCCACCCAAACGGGACAACAGCACCAAACTGACAAATTGA